A window from bacterium encodes these proteins:
- a CDS encoding class II fructose-bisphosphate aldolase, whose amino-acid sequence MTAVSLKDFTKALERGRPPSIVHLFPNSKALIVSGKVIDRAMITKGKAMTIAANGRNQFIIRGALKAAQRANAAIIVEIAKSEGGAGAYCAVNFWNLARLVDSIANELHITVPVAIHADHYGIKGDADVERARVEIPSMFDAGVTSIAVDASHLPDEQNLLASIELAQYVPGWAGLETEVGEIKGKEGLSTLEEALFLVQGLNAHNIFPDWIALNNGTTHGIEASEAGIQVELTSEIHKALKPYGISGAQHGTSGNSSERLRKIASETSTTKANVATALQMISWGVKVNDYGNAQLAENGEFIKDSNAGADDGVWAEMVGYATDKGWKKGDYKKLNLPFENKLLGQPGAVRARMVSAVEEFTYGLLTEVFNAADTAPLAIEAILSAGSFDPGPKVGRIEDPRQWTKVKIAERAAAIDSDKGPAGDFED is encoded by the coding sequence ATGACAGCTGTTTCCCTGAAAGATTTTACAAAAGCCCTTGAAAGAGGGCGTCCACCCAGCATCGTTCATCTTTTCCCTAACTCCAAGGCGCTCATCGTAAGCGGCAAGGTCATTGACCGGGCTATGATCACCAAGGGCAAGGCTATGACCATCGCCGCCAACGGTCGCAACCAGTTTATCATCCGTGGGGCACTGAAGGCGGCCCAGAGGGCCAATGCGGCGATCATCGTGGAGATCGCCAAATCGGAGGGCGGCGCCGGGGCATACTGTGCAGTGAATTTCTGGAACCTGGCTCGCCTGGTTGATTCTATTGCCAACGAGCTGCACATTACTGTTCCCGTGGCCATACACGCCGACCATTACGGTATCAAGGGAGACGCGGATGTAGAGAGGGCGCGTGTGGAGATCCCCTCCATGTTCGACGCTGGCGTGACATCTATTGCAGTTGATGCCTCCCACCTTCCGGACGAGCAGAACCTTCTGGCCAGTATCGAACTGGCCCAGTATGTCCCGGGCTGGGCAGGGCTGGAAACAGAAGTTGGGGAGATCAAGGGAAAGGAAGGGCTTTCCACGCTGGAAGAAGCCCTCTTCCTCGTTCAGGGGCTCAACGCCCACAACATATTCCCGGACTGGATCGCTTTGAACAACGGGACTACCCACGGCATTGAGGCCAGTGAAGCGGGGATCCAGGTCGAACTTACTTCTGAAATACACAAGGCTCTGAAACCCTATGGGATCTCGGGAGCCCAGCACGGGACCTCTGGAAACAGCAGCGAAAGGCTCCGGAAGATCGCCTCCGAAACATCCACCACCAAAGCCAACGTGGCTACCGCCTTGCAAATGATCTCCTGGGGAGTGAAAGTCAACGATTATGGAAATGCGCAGCTCGCCGAAAACGGTGAATTCATAAAAGACAGCAACGCCGGAGCTGACGACGGGGTGTGGGCTGAGATGGTCGGTTACGCGACGGACAAGGGCTGGAAGAAGGGCGACTACAAGAAACTGAACCTTCCTTTCGAGAACAAGCTTCTTGGCCAGCCAGGAGCTGTTCGGGCCAGGATGGTCAGTGCTGTTGAGGAGTTCACATACGGTCTCCTCACAGAAGTTTTCAACGCCGCTGATACCGCTCCCCTGGCGATAGAGGCGATCCTCTCGGCCGGATCCTTTGATCCTGGACCCAAGGTGGGCCGGATCGAAGACCCCCGTCAATGGACCAAAGTGAAGATCGCCGAAAGGGCCGCAGCCATAGATTCAGACAAGGGCCCGGCCGGGGATTTCGAGGACTAA
- the tpx gene encoding thiol peroxidase, producing MATVTLKGQEIRTSGELPAVGSKAPDFTLTKNDLSDATYSEFEGKNIVLNIFLSLDTSTCARSVRKFNEMAASLKDTVVLCVSEDLPFAQKRFCGVEEIENAITLSAFRYRAFANNYGVRILYGSMKSLMARSVIIINKMGRVIYTEQVPEISQEPDYEAALEALGG from the coding sequence ATGGCGACTGTAACCCTCAAAGGCCAGGAGATCAGGACCAGCGGGGAGCTTCCCGCGGTCGGAAGCAAGGCCCCTGATTTTACCCTTACAAAGAACGATCTTTCCGATGCAACCTACTCTGAATTTGAGGGAAAGAACATCGTTCTCAATATTTTTCTGAGCCTGGATACATCAACGTGCGCCAGGTCGGTTCGCAAGTTTAACGAAATGGCCGCCTCCTTAAAGGACACAGTCGTCCTGTGCGTATCGGAGGATCTGCCCTTTGCCCAGAAACGTTTCTGCGGTGTGGAGGAGATCGAAAACGCCATAACCCTTTCAGCTTTCCGGTATCGCGCTTTTGCCAACAACTACGGGGTCCGGATCCTCTATGGTTCGATGAAGAGTCTCATGGCCAGGTCTGTGATCATCATCAACAAGATGGGACGGGTGATCTACACCGAGCAGGTTCCGGAGATAAGCCAGGAGCCTGATTACGAAGCGGCACTTGAAGCCTTGGGAGGTTAA